In Fibrobacter sp. UWB10, the genomic window TGGTCGGTCATCACGCCTTTAGATGTGGAGATGATAGCATAGCCAAGGCCATTGCGAACGCGCGGAAGCTTTGCGGCGTCAACGTAGTGACGGAGACCCGGCGAAGAAATGCGCTGGATGCCCTGGATAGCGGATTCGCCCTTCGTGTAACGGAGGAGGACCTTCAAAACGCCCTGCTTACCGTCTTCGACGACGACGAACTTTTTAATGAAACCTTTTTCCTGCAACACGCGAGCGATTTCACGCTTCAAGTTGCTGGCAGGAATGTCCACCACGGGGAGCTTTGCCGAAGCGGCATTGCGGATACGGGTGAGCATATCGGCGATAGGATCTGTCATTGCCATGAGTATACTCTCCTTACCAAGACGACTTTGTGATACCGGGGATTTCGCCGGCGAGTGCCATTTCGCGGAAGCAAATACGGCAAAGGCCAAAGCGGCGCATAAAGGCGTGCGGCCTACCGCAACGCTTGCAGCGGTTGTACCCACGAACGGTATACTTCGGGGTGCGCTTGCATTTTTCAATCATTCTTGTGCTTGCCATGGTATTACCTTACTTCCTGAAGGGGAGTCCAAGTTCTTCGAGCAGGGCGCGGCCTTCTTCGTCCGTCTTTGCAGAGGTCACGAAGGAGATGTCCATACCGAAGGTACGAGAAATCTTGTCAATGTCGATTTCAACAAAGATCGTCTGTTCCTTGATGCCGAGGGTAAAGTTACCCATGCCATCAAAGCCACGACGTGCGAGACCACGGAAGTCACGGACACGCGGGAGGTCGATGTTGATGAAACGGAAGAGGAAGTCCCACATGTTGTCGCCGTGCAGGGTGACCTTAGCACCGATGCCGATGCCTTCGCGCAGATGGAACTGAGCGATAGCCTTCTTGGCGTTGGTGACGACGGCCTTCTGACCGGTAATAGCGGTCAGGGTGTCAACGGCTTCATCCAGGATCTTGCGGTTAGAGGCGGCAGCGCCGACACCCATGTTGAGCACGATCTTCTGGAGGCGGGGAATTTCCATCACGTTCTTGTAAGCAAACTTCTGCTGCAAGGCCGGAACTACTTTTTCGAGATAAAATTGCTTCATCTGGTTCATGTGTTACCTCTAGATAGCCTTGCCGGACTTGACGCTCACGCGGGAAGCCTTCTTGCCGGCTTCGCGCACGATACGGGTACGGACAGGAGTGTTGCCTTCGAGGAGCATCACGTTGGAAATGTCGATCGGCAGTTCCTTTTCGATGATGCCACCAGTCTGATTGGTCTGAGACGGCTTTTCATGACGCTTGCGGACGTTCACGCCCGAAACGGTCACCTTACCGTCCTTGACACTAATCACGGTGCCGGTCTTGCCCTTGTTGGCACCGGAAATCACCTTGACGTTATCATTCTTCTTGATGTTTGCCATTAGAGAACCTCAGGTGCGAGGGAGATGATCTTCATGTATTTCTTGTCGCGGAGCTCACGAGCCACCGGTCCAAAAATACGGGTTCC contains:
- the rpsH gene encoding 30S ribosomal protein S8 — protein: MAMTDPIADMLTRIRNAASAKLPVVDIPASNLKREIARVLQEKGFIKKFVVVEDGKQGVLKVLLRYTKGESAIQGIQRISSPGLRHYVDAAKLPRVRNGLGYAIISTSKGVMTDHEARKENVGGEVIAKVW
- a CDS encoding type Z 30S ribosomal protein S14 codes for the protein MASTRMIEKCKRTPKYTVRGYNRCKRCGRPHAFMRRFGLCRICFREMALAGEIPGITKSSW
- the rplE gene encoding 50S ribosomal protein L5, whose amino-acid sequence is MNQMKQFYLEKVVPALQQKFAYKNVMEIPRLQKIVLNMGVGAAASNRKILDEAVDTLTAITGQKAVVTNAKKAIAQFHLREGIGIGAKVTLHGDNMWDFLFRFINIDLPRVRDFRGLARRGFDGMGNFTLGIKEQTIFVEIDIDKISRTFGMDISFVTSAKTDEEGRALLEELGLPFRK
- the rplX gene encoding 50S ribosomal protein L24, with translation MANIKKNDNVKVISGANKGKTGTVISVKDGKVTVSGVNVRKRHEKPSQTNQTGGIIEKELPIDISNVMLLEGNTPVRTRIVREAGKKASRVSVKSGKAI